From the Brienomyrus brachyistius isolate T26 chromosome 23, BBRACH_0.4, whole genome shotgun sequence genome, the window GATAGCTCATGTTCTTGTGGGCTGAGCTGCCTCTGAATGTGTCTGGACTGAGGAGGAAAAGGGATTTAAATTAGCTGCCAGATAGGTTTTAGAACTTTTCTTTTCCAGGGGATTGGGTGATGGTGTGAGCAGCGGGATAGTCTGTCAGCAGTCTCACTGTCCCTCATGTTGGTTGTGCTGAGAACACATCCTGTCTGAAGTTCTGTGTGCCGGGGTGCTTAGAAACCCACaggatggagggaggggggcggtcTCTGGTACTGCAGCGTGTCCATATCAGACAGGAGTGTCACGAGagatttatggggggggggggggtaggtttaGGAAGTCTAATGGGGCCATTTAAACCTGAAACCCCCACTCAGCCAGCTAAGGCTCTGTGATCGGAAGATCGTTGGTTTGAGCCCCGcaaaacagtcacatgtccatagacccttaaccctcagctccAGGGATGCCACATGATGGCTGGTCCTgggctatggagagcaagatgggggggCTGCACATTTCATTCAAAATTATATGTACTTGGTGGGTGAGCATTGACGGACGCAATGGGGTTGGCAATGGCGAGGGGAGCAGCGGTAAAAGTTCTCGACCTAAGGAGGAGAGGAGTGGTGACAACAGTATAAGTTgtcaacgggggggggggggggggggggggttgagattCCTACAGCCTTCCTACAGAGCCCCAAAACGCCTTAGTGACGCCCATGATAACAGATATGAATGAGAAGTCAGGCATCGGCCTTCCGTCACTGTGGGGGCAGGTGTGTGCGCTGGGGCAGGGTTAGGACAGGTCAGACAGGATGTCGGGGATGGGTGACCATGGGCAACTAGACGTCTAACTCGGCACTCAATCATGGTGACTGGGCGCTTCGGTCACACGGGCGCCCTGCGTCATCTCCAAGGTGAACCATCACTAGACGTCTAGCAGACTGAAACGgcacctgaagaggcacacagggTGTTCCAGACCCTCCCTGAGTCCTGCCTTTATTTGATCGGTGAAGCTGAAACACTGGCCCCACATAGCAACAAAAGGTGCTCTGTCAACGCATGAGAGGTCGGCGGTCACTGCCTCTACGGTACACATCTGGCACTGGTACGCCCTGTCCCCCATTCTTAGCCACCCAGCCTATCAGAGATAGCAGACACGGCTGAGATAAGGCCTGACTCACCATGATGGTTCGTATTGGCCAACCCCGTCTTTAAATGTACCTTACAAAGATTGTGGTCAAAAAAACGACTTTGACTAATGTGGACAAGCGTCTCAGATTAACTGCCTTCCCATCACAATTTATTTACATCCATCGAACAGAGAGTCATCAACGTCATTAACTTTAACAagcaattaataaattaaaaatgtatttagatGACTAATGCTGTTCTCATACGCATGTGTCTGCTTCGGCGAAACACCCAGAGGTGCATGTAGCTATGCAACACGCATTGATATATTAAGACTGCATGCTCAGTCCGCACAAGAACTTTTAAAATGTTGAGTTCATATGTTTCTATTGGCAAGGAATGCATTCATTTTCACTTTTGTCTTAGGTggtgtaattaaataaaaaaatcgtgGGTCCCCAAGGGCGTAATGGAACGATGGTAATCTGCAGCAGGCAACATGGGAAGAGAATTTTGGGTTTGGGTGGAAGTTACTGATCTGCTGCATGCGTCCAAATAATGCGATTTGATTTTGAAGAATTTGCACCAAGGAAAATGCCAGATTTTATTACTTCTTAAAGTTTTATTTTCTAAAAACAAGTGAATAACATCGTGTCATTAATAGAGTTAGACATTGTATTAACTCGTTTAGTTTTAATAAACAACAGCAactggtaacgctttacattaactgcactttcgcatttcatttcattattcATAGAATATTCATAAGCAGCAGGTAAATATACCTCAACATCCAAATATAGCTTAACTGCATTAATATACATTAGtaacaaacattatacaattgtaatgtttgttattatcatataatgtttgttactaATGTATATTAAATCTGTTAAAgtgtgttaggatgttaaggtatattaggatgttaaggtatatatttacatgctgcatatgaatgttctatgaatgcattatgaaggcattatGAAAGTGCATTGAATGATCTATAAATGCAttgtaaaggcattatgaaagtTCAGTTAAATTCAATGAAATTTATTTATGTCGTTCATTTTCTCagcattacatcgtctcaatgCCCTTTACATTGTCCCCGCCCAAAGCCCCCActgagcaagccaaaggcgacaatGGCAAGGAAACACTGCCTAGAAGGACGAAACcttgtgcagttaatgtaaatcgTTTGCCAACAATTATCATCCATTGTCTAGATCCTATGAAGGAATAGAAAATGACAGTAAGTAGAAAACATCACGAAACACACGTGTACAGCAGTACAGTAAGAAAGGCAGCTGGCGGTGGTGAGTTCTGCTGCTGTGCTGGAGGACGACCTCTGAAATGCTGCAGAAGAAGAGATCATGCTGCTGAAAGAAGCCTAActgcaaattttatttgtagatTTGATCTGATAGGAATGACTACTGGTTAAAGAGCAGTTAACATTCAGGAAATAACAAATCATGTTATTATACGAAATGAAAATTGAATTAAAATTAATAATCAAATGTggaatccattcattttctgttctGCTTATCCAAGTGAGGGTTACGGTGGAAAATAGCCTAAATGTCCTATGTAGCTTCTAAAGAAAAACGTAACTATGTGATGtatgaaaaaaaactgaaacagTGACACTAGATACAAAACCCTATACAAAGCGAAAAATCTGTGACCATTCATACTGTACCATTGTTTTATCTCCACTGTTACTCTGAGACCACTTGGCTTTATAGACATAACAAAACAGAGGAACGATCAAGGATCTCGTCCCTTGTCTGCTGTAGACAGAACCCTTCAGCTGGCTTAGAATCATTCTGAAAGTCACTGGCTAAATTTTGGTGACAGCTGTGCTACAGACAGGAGCCGAGGCCTCCACAGCGCTGTGGTTGGCAACCTTCAGCTCCTCGGACTCGAAGTGTTTGTGGTCCTTGCTGGCCGGGAAGGTGGGCATGGTGAAGGGATGCCTGCGTCGATTTTTCGAGAGGCACTCGAAGCAGCGCTTCCCCACCAGGTAGACGATCTCACAGAGGGTGAGCAGGATGCAAATGAAGCTGGTGACTACCATAAAAATGGTGAAGATGCGTTTCTCTGTCGGTCTGGAGATGTAGCAGTGGAcgttgggggggcagggactCTCGTCACACACGACCAGCAGGGGGAAGAACTTGACCTTGTAGATGTACCAGACCAGGAAAATGAAGACGGCGTCCACTGCTACCTTAAAGACGAGGCTCAGGAGGTAGGTCCACCACAGGCCGCCTCGCTTCTTGTTGGCATCGGCGTAGAGGTGGGTGCAGCCCTCGCCGTACTTGAGCGTGTGCTTGTGCTCGCGGTCCATGCGGTACGCGACGTGCAGCACCACCAGCAGCGAGGGACAGGTGACAAAGATGAGCTGCAGGGCCCACAGGCGCGTGTGCAGCACTGGGAAGAACTCGTCGTAGCAGACATTGAGGCAGCCAGGCTGTAGCGTGTTGCACTTGAAGTTGCTCTGCTCGTCGCTCCACACCTTCTCGGCCGCCACCACGAACACCAGGACCCGGAAGATGAAGACCACGGAGAGCCAGATGCGGCCGAATGCCGTGGAGTACTTGTTGACCCCACTGAGGAGGCCCTGGAGGAACGCCCAGTTCATTGTGCACCGAAGTAACGGTCCAAATGCTGAACAGACTCAGGGGTGGTCTGAACCCATTCCAGTAAGcttcactttctaaaatgggATTAGAGAGAGAGCTCAATACTCAATAGGGAGTAAAAGGTGGAAAAGCGCACCCTGTCAGCTCATAGGTAAACGTCAGCGTGTAACACCCTCCATAGCTCACAATGACGCTGCCAGGAACGCCTGTTTGCTTAAAAATGCGATAACGCGTTACGATCAGGAGGGGAGGCATACAATCACGAATTCAAATGAAATTCACATGAAATACTTAAAAGACGAAAATGCATACGATACACGAATCCGTGAATAAGGTCATGAAAAAAGTACGTTAAATATAAAGGAGggtttgaaaataaaataaatcattttaattaattcaaaataaatacaaatactcGGTTTTATGTCACTACACGATTAATACGATAAACTAATACTGTATTATATCGGTACACTCATTAATTTTAATGATCAAACTAAAACATAAATAACTGACAACAAATTGATTTGACTGGCTGATCAGCGTAGAAAATGGTGCGCATCAGTGCTGATCAGTGgcagaataagatattttgcTGGACATTCAGATTTGAGTTTCCCTCCTCAGAATACAAACTAGTACTTCCTGCTGCAGATCGGGACGAGATGGGGTGAGAGGTCAGGTAGACACGGCGGTTCCCGGAGGCTCCGGCTGTCGCATCCCGGGACAATGTGACCCCGGTATTACAGCTGGTAGCTGGGAGGACCGCTGGCAGCCAGTGCGGGCAGTGGGGCGGTCGCTGCAGCTCTGATTGTGCGCTGCTGCGTGTGTGAGGTTCCGGGCACCGCGGTGACTGTACGGGCTGCCGCACGCTTCATCTCCCCGGCTGGAGGTAAGGGCAGCCAGCTGCTCGGCTGTGCACCGCAGCCCCCCGGACCGTGATCTGTGGTGTCATGGAGAAAGGGGAGAGCACAGTGCACGCATTGATGCTGACAGTCTCCGTGATGGCTTAATTTTTTCCCTATGCATTTACCTCGTCCCAGTACTAGATGCCTGTATGGTTGGTTTCAGATACTGGGTAGTAGATCTGATTGATTGCAACTAAAGCGCAAGTGGGTAAATGAGATTAACGAGTAGCTAGTTCTCAAGATCAGGCAGATGCGGTATTTGCGGGACAGAAAGGGGCGCTTCACTGGCAACGCGCATCTGTAACTTAAATCTAATACCGTAGGTTGGTAAGGTTAATAGTAACTAATAACTGATTAATGTCTGACATTTGGAAATACTAATCTATGgttcagtgtttatttttgtcgGTGGCTGCGTCGGTAAATATGCTTTGGCTCTTTCAGCTGGCCCGTCGCCAGTAACTCTCCGGTTTCCGTGAGCCATGCGACAGTGGTGCCTTCCGGCTGTGGCCCCCGGCGCAGAGCCGCTCCTGACCGACAGGCTGTCTCCGCCACTTGCAGGTGTGTTGCGTCCTCTGGGCTGCTCTGTTGTGACTTAAAGCTCAGGTATCCGTCCCAACGTGACCCAATAAGCCCAAACAAAAGTCCAGTCAGAGAGCCCGAATCTGGATGACTATGTTCCCATAACATCTAGGACTCTTCCAGTATCTACTGAATAATTGGTTTTCATGATGAGAAATGGTAAAAGCAACGTAAGTGATGTTCCGTTTGCCCCTCGTGCTTCAGATGAGAGGATGGAGGACTGTGAGATGGAGCCACGTTACACCATAGAGCAAATAGACCTCCTTCAACGTCTGCGCCTGTCTGGAATGTCCAAACCCCAGATCGTCCAGGCCCTCGAGTCCTTGGAGAGATTAGATTCAGAACATCACCGACAGCCTTGCTATGATCCCGCCGCTACCCCAAACGCTGCCCCAGCGGCGGCTGCGCCCTCATCCTCATCCTCGTCCTCCTCATCTCTCACCTCCGCCACCACGCAGACACCAAACCTGGATGCGTCCCTGTCGCCCAGCAACAGCTACGAGGCCTCGCCACCCCCCCTCTACCCCACCACTGGGGCACAGAGGTCATTCAGTTACGACCTGACTGAGGAGGATTGGGACTTGGAGCAGAAAGTGGAGGAATACATGAGGTACCAACCCTGTTTGAATATATGACCTGCCACCAGGTGGCGTAATGGTTAAGGGAGTAAATTTGTTGGTACACACTCTTTCTGTTGTACCCTAGTGATTATTTATGAGGTAGATGTagttataaatgtaaaaaaaaaaaaactttttttgtatTAATCTACTAAGCGACTTCATGAAAAGAGTGTATCGCAAGTCTGCGAAAATCTACGTTTCACAAGTTTCCTTACAGTTtttatgtttttgaagaggtcatACCCAgccttaaaaataaaatctctagGGATGTGAGTGATATATTTTCGGCCACCCCATTAAGCTGTTAAATTAGTTTGTAGGTTTTAGATTTCTAAACATAGATCTGACAGCCTCTGGGGCCAGTTGGGCCGTGGGAGTTCTTACAGTGAGCTCCTTGTAACAGTCGTAGAGATGTCATTGTAGAATTCCACACAGGATTTGTTGCTTGAAGGTGGGACTGTGGCTTGATGGGTCAGGGGTTAGCATTTTTGCCTcatgcctccagggttgtgggttcgaatcctgctCCTAcatatgaatgtgtgatttatgGTACTTATAATCGGGGTCCAATACTGGACTGGTGTCCTATTCAGACTGTACCCTTCCCGGTACCCTACATATCTCAAGATGGGCTACACATCACTGTGCTCCTCATAGGATAAACTGTTAATAAGCCCGTCCTTTTAATTTTATCTCACAGACCTTCAGAACATCATGTGCCCGTTTTGTGATCACTGTATCCCTTTAAAGTACAGTTTCCATCGGTTTGGAGCGTTTTCTACGCATTTTTTTTATACGAGTTATTTAAATATGGAAGTCTGATGGAGACGGCTCCAAAAGTGTGGTGAAGATGTGAGGCTATTGCAGTATTACATTTGtgttctgggggtgggggtggttacAGTAAAAGTTAGAGTGGTCAGACCGATGATTTGCTAACTGATCACTAAGGGGGGGtagtatgtgtgtatttgtgtctgGGATCTTTCTGTAGCCTCTCTacaagggcataactttggggTGAGCACTGGGGGGCTGAGGTCTCCGTCCATTTAAGGGGTCCAAGGGGTGGTATTGGCTGGTTTTTATTattggggggggtgacagacCCCTTCATCTCCCCATAATTATGCCCATGCCTCTCTATATATCCTGATTTCAGAAAAGACAGCAATCTGGTGAAGGAGGAGATCAAGTCATTCCTCAACAGCCGGAGGATCTCTCAGGCCATCGTGGGACAGGTGACAGGTGCTGTGACCAATCAGAAGGCTGCTTTCCTAAACTGCATCTTACCACTACTAAGGaatgttttgtttaattttttttttttttttttaaacaaacatcTTTTTTAGCTCCTCCTGCCCAGCACAGACTTTCACAGTTCAACAGGCCTGGGGAGACTCAGTCCCCTGTGGGATTCTGGGAGATGGTGCTTATTTTCTCAGTTGTTCCCTTCCCTCACCCCTCCCTTGCCCACAAGCTGTCTCAGGGGAAACTGTACATCATGAAAAAACAAGCAGAGAAGGACCCTAAGACTTTAAGCGCTCCCTGTAAACCATGCAGTATTTCCTTTCTGATCTGCCGTCGTGAGAACGCTCAGTGGCCGTGGTGAGGCTTATTCTCCATTCTGGTTCCCTAGGGATCAGTCAGAGCTACATTTCCCAGTGGCTGCTTCAGCAGGGCCTGGAGATGAGTGACTCCAAGCGAAGGGCCTTCTACCGCTGGTACCTGCTGGAGCGCAACACCCCAGGTATGAGGTTGGGGCTCCCCTAGGAGAGCAGGGCTGCACCTGGGTGATGGTGTCCTACTAATGCTGACAGGTCTCTCTTATGTAAGGCTACTTAACCAGAGGTGTTTTATGTGGACTGCATGAGCTGCCTAATTTGACTCCCCCTCGTGCATTGCACTGCCCTCATCCCTAAGTACTTTATTTCATGGTTTTGTATTCCCCCCCCCTCAAATGGGTGTAAGGGGTTTTTAAGGAACTACACTATTTAAATGCTTTTGCACGCACTGatattttatacatttacaTGTCACTCACTAAACATTTCCTAAAAAcacactcaatattctttgataagaatacagtatgttcacacaatCTGAGTACCCTCATTAGCAAGAAAGTGTCATCTTtcattcatcaaagtaacctcctctagcacTTGCTGTATAGCAGCAAAGAAAATTTGTGACTTTCTTCCTACAAAGGACATTATACTGCTCGGTTTCATGGGAGGAAATGGTGAACTAGTGCATGTGAAGTTAAAGCAAAGCCTAGAATCTCACTATGCCGTCACaacacaaccagttaataggacgtcagacatgcactgttacgtaCTCtgtccatgttataaaggaaactccttttatttgacttatattttcatttatatttccagtgcttaacaagaacaaaaaatcagaagtttatgaaataaatgaataagtaGTAAAACCTTGTAGTGTGCAAGAGATTTTGACTGGTAATGTATTTCAATTCAAGCTCATCAGTTTGTTCTAAATACTTGTAGACAATTGtacagttcaggttcagaaagtaaaaatccagaccaagattttgtttcaaccaaccagttgagtctctgtgtctgtgactgattggttgaaataaaatcttggtttggatttttactttctgaacctgaacttcccGCCTGTGAAAAATGGTGATTTTCAAGTTCTCTTCTAGAGCATGTTGTGGCTTTCATTCATTTGCCCTCTGTTCTTGTGAGCTAAGATCTAAACGTCCACCATGTTctctgttagtttttttttttttttaaaggattaTCATATGCTTATCAAATTttaacccctccccccattaaGGCACTTCAGGCACTAAGGGGATTCTGCTGGGGGACGCTGTAGGTCATGACTCCATCCTTGGCCTAACAGCTTCTGCAGTATGTTGTTGACATTTAATGTTCTTTTGGTTAGGATGCAGGTGGAATGAAAGCCAACATGCACAGGTACCCAGGCCAAGGACTGAGCATCCCTGGTGCAGGCAGAGGGAACTGCTGACACACCTGCTTCCATGGTACTGTGCacatcctccacagccaggtaACGATGCGATGCTCTGCTTTCGGCTCACCAGCCTTCATACTGCCTGTCAGAATGCAAAGACTGTTGAGCGGAAAAGACCCCTGATTTAAAGTAATGGAGCTTAGTACTTGCCGGTGTGATATGAGCCCTCAGTATTTGTCCAATCCCCTCACTTCCCCGCCCAACCACTGCTTTTGGCTTGCCAGCCTTCATACTGCCTGTGACTGGTGTTTCCAGTATGGAATGCAAAGACTGTAGAGTGACAAGACCCCTGATTTAAGGTGAAGAACCTTAGCACATGATGGTGTGACTTGAGCCCTCCATGTTTgtccaccaccaccccacccctgcTGTATTTGGCTTGCCGGTTTTTGCTCTGTCCGTCACTGGTGTTTCCCGTACAGAATTACAGGATATAAGACTGCAGCGCAGAATACAAGACCCCCGATA encodes:
- the LOC125719197 gene encoding gap junction beta-4 protein-like gives rise to the protein MNWAFLQGLLSGVNKYSTAFGRIWLSVVFIFRVLVFVVAAEKVWSDEQSNFKCNTLQPGCLNVCYDEFFPVLHTRLWALQLIFVTCPSLLVVLHVAYRMDREHKHTLKYGEGCTHLYADANKKRGGLWWTYLLSLVFKVAVDAVFIFLVWYIYKVKFFPLLVVCDESPCPPNVHCYISRPTEKRIFTIFMVVTSFICILLTLCEIVYLVGKRCFECLSKNRRRHPFTMPTFPASKDHKHFESEELKVANHSAVEASAPVCSTAVTKI
- the zgc:91944 gene encoding homeobox-containing protein 1 isoform X5; its protein translation is MRQWCLPAVAPGAEPLLTDRLSPPLADERMEDCEMEPRYTIEQIDLLQRLRLSGMSKPQIVQALESLERLDSEHHRQPCYDPAATPNAAPAAAAPSSSSSSSSSLTSATTQTPNLDASLSPSNSYEASPPPLYPTTGAQRSFSYDLTEEDWDLEQKVEEYMRKDSNLVKEEIKSFLNSRRISQAIVGQVTGISQSYISQWLLQQGLEMSDSKRRAFYRWYLLERNTPGCRWNESQHAQVPRPRTEHPWCRQRELLTHLLPWYCAHPPQPGAAAAAVPARSCVKEEPDWKSGSGGGGVGGGPLRLRRGSRFTWRKECQSIMESFFIENQYPDEAKREEIANACNFAIQKPGCKLSEFERVTALKVYNWFANRRKEMKRRANIEAAILESHGIEVPSPSCQSTCEEAEVPEYTEQVSPGGLPSTAEYTEQVSPGGLPSTAEYTEQVSLGGLPSTAEYTKAGESRGLPFNNRVTLFN
- the zgc:91944 gene encoding homeobox-containing protein 1 isoform X1, whose protein sequence is MRQWCLPAVAPGAEPLLTDRLSPPLADERMEDCEMEPRYTIEQIDLLQRLRLSGMSKPQIVQALESLERLDSEHHRQPCYDPAATPNAAPAAAAPSSSSSSSSSLTSATTQTPNLDASLSPSNSYEASPPPLYPTTGAQRSFSYDLTEEDWDLEQKVEEYMRKDSNLVKEEIKSFLNSRRISQAIVGQVTGISQSYISQWLLQQGLEMSDSKRRAFYRWYLLERNTPGCRWNESQHAQVPRPRTEHPWCRQRELLTHLLPWYCAHPPQPGAAAAAVPARSCVKEEPDWKSGSGGGGVGGGPLRLRRGSRFTWRKECQSIMESFFIENQYPDEAKREEIANACNFAIQKPGCKLSEFERVTALKVYNWFANRRKEMKRRANIEAAILESHGIEVPSPSCQSTCEEAEVPEYTEQVSPGGLPSTAEYTEQVSPGGLPSTAEYTEQVSPGGLPSTAEYTEQVSLGGLPSTAEYTEQVSLGGLPSTAEYTKAGESRGLPFNNRVTLFN
- the zgc:91944 gene encoding homeobox-containing protein 1 isoform X2; the protein is MRQWCLPAVAPGAEPLLTDRLSPPLADERMEDCEMEPRYTIEQIDLLQRLRLSGMSKPQIVQALESLERLDSEHHRQPCYDPAATPNAAPAAAAPSSSSSSSSSLTSATTQTPNLDASLSPSNSYEASPPPLYPTTGAQRSFSYDLTEEDWDLEQKVEEYMRKDSNLVKEEIKSFLNSRRISQAIVGQVTGISQSYISQWLLQQGLEMSDSKRRAFYRWYLLERNTPGCRWNESQHAQVPRPRTEHPWCRQRELLTHLLPWYCAHPPQPGAAAAAVPARSCVKEEPDWKSGSGGGGVGGGPLRLRRGSRFTWRKECQSIMESFFIENQYPDEAKREEIANACNFAIQKPGCKLSEFERVTALKVYNWFANRRKEMKRRANIEAAILESHGIEVPSPSCQSTCEEAEVPEYTEQVSPGGLPSTAEYTEQVSPGGLPSTAEYTEQVSPGGLPSTAEYTEQVSLGGLPSTAEYTKAGESRGLPFNNRVTLFN
- the zgc:91944 gene encoding homeobox-containing protein 1 isoform X3 codes for the protein MRQWCLPAVAPGAEPLLTDRLSPPLADERMEDCEMEPRYTIEQIDLLQRLRLSGMSKPQIVQALESLERLDSEHHRQPCYDPAATPNAAPAAAAPSSSSSSSSSLTSATTQTPNLDASLSPSNSYEASPPPLYPTTGAQRSFSYDLTEEDWDLEQKVEEYMRKDSNLVKEEIKSFLNSRRISQAIVGQVTGISQSYISQWLLQQGLEMSDSKRRAFYRWYLLERNTPGCRWNESQHAQVPRPRTEHPWCRQRELLTHLLPWYCAHPPQPGAAAAAVPARSCVKEEPDWKSGSGGGGVGGGPLRLRRGSRFTWRKECQSIMESFFIENQYPDEAKREEIANACNFAIQKPGCKLSEFERVTALKVYNWFANRRKEMKRRANIEAAILESHGIEVPSPSCQSTCEEAEVPEYTEQVSPGGLPSTAEYTEQVSPGGLPSTAEYTEQVSLGGLPSTAEYTEQVSLGGLPSTAEYTKAGESRGLPFNNRVTLFN
- the zgc:91944 gene encoding homeobox-containing protein 1 isoform X6; this encodes MRQWCLPAVAPGAEPLLTDRLSPPLADERMEDCEMEPRYTIEQIDLLQRLRLSGMSKPQIVQALESLERLDSEHHRQPCYDPAATPNAAPAAAAPSSSSSSSSSLTSATTQTPNLDASLSPSNSYEASPPPLYPTTGAQRSFSYDLTEEDWDLEQKVEEYMRKDSNLVKEEIKSFLNSRRISQAIVGQVTGISQSYISQWLLQQGLEMSDSKRRAFYRWYLLERNTPGCRWNESQHAQVPRPRTEHPWCRQRELLTHLLPWYCAHPPQPGAAAAAVPARSCVKEEPDWKSGSGGGGVGGGPLRLRRGSRFTWRKECQSIMESFFIENQYPDEAKREEIANACNFAIQKPGCKLSEFERVTALKVYNWFANRRKEMKRRANIEAAILESHGIEVPSPSCQSTCEEAEVPEYTEQEEVSSEKDADPDVGPLAVEPVMTLPAAPQLASREQDVSKTEAGDEE
- the zgc:91944 gene encoding homeobox-containing protein 1 isoform X7, whose translation is MRQWCLPAVAPGAEPLLTDRLSPPLADERMEDCEMEPRYTIEQIDLLQRLRLSGMSKPQIVQALESLERLDSEHHRQPCYDPAATPNAAPAAAAPSSSSSSSSSLTSATTQTPNLDASLSPSNSYEASPPPLYPTTGAQRSFSYDLTEEDWDLEQKVEEYMRKDSNLVKEEIKSFLNSRRISQAIVGQVTGISQSYISQWLLQQGLEMSDSKRRAFYRWYLLERNTPGCRWNESQHAQVPRPRTEHPWCRQRELLTHLLPWYCAHPPQPGAAAAAVPARSCVKEEPDWKSGSGGGGVGGGPLRLRRGSRFTWRKECQSIMESFFIENQYPDEAKREEIANACNFAIQKPGCKLSEFERVTALKVYNWFANRRKEMKRRANIEAAILESHGIEVPSPSCQSTCEEAEVPEYTEQVSPGGLPSTAEYTEQVSLGGLPSTAEYTKAGESRGLPFNNRVTLFN